The genome window AGATGTCGACAAGTCCCCAACGTGGGGCTCCGCGTAGGGCTCCGCCTGGGTGCGGGGTGCGCGAATGGGGGTGGGAGGTCGATTGCGTTGGCGACTGCGGGTGAGTGGGGGCTGATCGCGCAGTTCCCCGCGCCCCTGAAAAGCATGGGGTGGGCCCGGGTAACCCAAGGGGCGCGGGGAACTGCGCGAGAAGCCCCACCGGAGCCGCACCCGCCGACCGAACCCGCACCCCCGAGCCGGTGGGCGCCCTACTGCCCTGAGCCGTTGTCCAGTTCCCTGACCCACTTGCCCACTTCGCCGACCCAGTCGGAGAGCTGGCCCCACCAGCTCTGGCCGGTGCCGACCCACCCCTGGAGAGGGGTGAACTCCCAGATGAGCCAACCACCCACGAAGAGCAGGACGATCATGAACAGGCACCCCTTGAGGCACCCGAGCCCCGGGATCCGCATCGGGTTGGCGCTGCGCTGCCGAGGCTCGCGCGGCGGCCGAGGCTCCCGCTGAGGCCGGGGCGCGGGCTGCTGCGGCTGCGGCGCGGGCGCATACCGCTCCGGCTGCCGACGCTGCGGCTGCGGCTGCTGCGGAGGCGCGTACTGCTGCTGCTGCGGGTGGCCGTACCCCGGGCCGGGCCCACCACCCTGAGGCGCCCGCTGCTGCCGGCGCTGCTGCGGCTGTCGCGGCGGCTGCTGAGGAGGCTGCTGCGGCCGGTTGACCTGCCGCTGCGGCCGACGGCGCAGCGGGTCCTCGTCGGGGTCGAGGTACTGGACCTGGGTCTGCTCGTTGCGGTCGCGGGCCGCGCGGAGCTGGTTCTGCCAGGGGTGCGGCTGCTCGGGCTGCTGGCCGCCGGGGTCGTGCGAGGGCGCCGGCGGCATGACGGACGTCGGGTCGGCGCCGGAGGTGTGCGGGAGCACGGTCGTGGGGTCGCCCGAGCCGGCCGGGCCCGAGGTGTGCGGGAGCACGCTGGTCGCGCCGTTCGGGTCGTACGCGCCGGCGCCGTGCGGCAGCACCTGCGTCGCGTCGGCCGAACCGAACGGGTCCGGGGCGGCGCCCGGCACCTGCGCGGGCGCCGGGTCGGGGGCGAGGATGTGGCCCACGCCCTCGGCGGCGGCGATCTGCATGGAGTTCGCGTGCACCCCGACGCCCTCGGCGACGATCCGGAGCGCGCGGGCGAGGTTGACCGCGCTGGGCCGCTCGTGCGGGTTCTTGCGCAGGCAGCGCTCGATGACCGTCCACAGCGGGTCGGGGACGGTGGAGGGGCGGCGCGGCTCGGCGCTGAGGTGCTGGTGCAGGACTTCGAGCGCCGACTGGCCGTTGAACGGCGGGCGCCCGGTGACCAGTTCGTACATCAGGATGCCGGCG of Streptomyces phaeolivaceus contains these proteins:
- a CDS encoding serine/threonine-protein kinase; its protein translation is MRPVGSKYLLEEPIGRGATGTVWRARQRETAGAEAAVPGHPGETVAIKVLKEELASDADIVMRFLRERSVLLRLTHPNIVRVRDLVVEGDLLALVMDLIEGPDLHRYLRENGPFSPVGAALLTAQIADALAASHADGVVHRDLKPANVLLRQGGGEMHPMLTDFGIARLADSPGLTRTSEFVGTPTYVAPESAEGQPQTSAVDIYGAGILMYELVTGRPPFNGQSALEVLHQHLSAEPRRPSTVPDPLWTVIERCLRKNPHERPSAVNLARALRIVAEGVGVHANSMQIAAAEGVGHILAPDPAPAQVPGAAPDPFGSADATQVLPHGAGAYDPNGATSVLPHTSGPAGSGDPTTVLPHTSGADPTSVMPPAPSHDPGGQQPEQPHPWQNQLRAARDRNEQTQVQYLDPDEDPLRRRPQRQVNRPQQPPQQPPRQPQQRRQQRAPQGGGPGPGYGHPQQQQYAPPQQPQPQRRQPERYAPAPQPQQPAPRPQREPRPPREPRQRSANPMRIPGLGCLKGCLFMIVLLFVGGWLIWEFTPLQGWVGTGQSWWGQLSDWVGEVGKWVRELDNGSGQ